One genomic region from Spirulina subsalsa PCC 9445 encodes:
- a CDS encoding Rab family GTPase — translation MAIISKKLCMIGDFGVGKTSLIRRFVERQFSDQYLSTVGVKISRKIINLQHIEADLSQEIKLLIWDIEGQTKFKAIASSYLQGASGILVVADSTRPETIDHLQDHVKQFVSINSNGMIAVALNKIDLMDSEDIEQIRKNISFSEHQMLGIYNTSAKTGQNVDHIFETLALKIWRQDNE, via the coding sequence ATGGCGATTATTTCTAAAAAACTGTGTATGATTGGGGATTTTGGGGTCGGGAAAACTAGCCTAATCCGTCGTTTTGTAGAACGTCAATTTAGTGATCAATATCTCTCCACGGTTGGGGTTAAAATTTCCCGTAAAATCATAAACTTGCAACACATAGAAGCCGATTTGTCTCAAGAAATTAAGCTACTGATTTGGGATATTGAAGGTCAAACTAAATTTAAAGCCATTGCCTCCTCCTATCTACAAGGAGCCAGTGGAATTTTAGTCGTGGCCGACTCCACCCGACCGGAAACCATTGATCACCTTCAGGATCATGTGAAACAGTTTGTCTCCATTAACAGCAATGGTATGATTGCTGTTGCTTTAAATAAAATTGATTTAATGGACTCTGAAGATATCGAACAAATTCGCAAAAATATATCTTTTTCGGAACATCAAATGCTGGGAATTTATAATACTTCTGCTAAAACTGGGCAAAACGTCGATCATATTTTTGAAACCCTAGCTCTAAAAATTTGGCGACAGGATAACGAGTAA
- a CDS encoding endonuclease MutS2 — protein MIQAETLELLEWSRLCQHLATFAATKLGAIAARHLQLPSHPAESAVLLEQTKEAYLLESRTTTGLSFEGIQDIGDSLERAERQGILSGKALLDIATTLAGMRRLRRMLDEQEDVPTLQALVSEIRTYPELEQHIHHCIDDRGEVADRASAKLADLRQQLKTVRDRIYQSLNKIIQRQTTSLQQMVITQRGDRFVLAVKASHKDTIPGIVHDTSSTGVTLYIEPYAIVETGNKLRQLQRQEQREQEAILQALTLKIAEVQGDLEHLLATAIKLDLATAKARYSLWLEGNPPRFIEQSEGITLRQLRHPLLVWQHKHEQGSAVIPIDVQVNPKTRVVAITGPNTGGKTVTLKTIGLAALMAKVGLFIPAREPVELPWFEHILADIGDEQSLEQSLSTFSGHIRRISRILDAIQTPEETITPNLILLDEVGAGTDPAEGSALAIALLQYLAAHVHLTIATTHYGELKALKYQDERFENASVEFDEASLSPTYRLLWGIPGRSNALSIAQRLGLPQTILSLAQERVGGLSQDVNEVIAGLEAQRKRQENKADAAAQLLTKAERFYQEVSERAQSLQEREQALKQSQEQTVQNAIAQAKAEIAQVIRELQQQPKTGQNAQKATQALQQVQERHLPPPPARKKPSYLPKIGERVRVPRLGQTAEVLSLSDNQEELSVRFGLMKMTIPITDIESLDGKKVELPPKEPRKTPTVSITPPAKPPVAIRTSSNTLDIRGKRVHQVESDLEQAINKATQSGILWVIHGKGTGKLREGVHEWLTRHPQVERFELAPQNEGGSGVTIAYLV, from the coding sequence TTGATTCAAGCGGAAACCTTAGAACTGTTGGAATGGTCGCGTTTGTGTCAACATTTAGCAACCTTCGCGGCCACAAAATTAGGTGCGATCGCCGCTCGTCATTTACAGTTGCCCTCCCATCCGGCCGAGAGCGCGGTACTCCTAGAACAGACCAAAGAGGCTTATTTATTGGAAAGTCGCACCACTACGGGGTTATCCTTTGAAGGGATTCAGGATATTGGGGATTCTTTAGAACGAGCAGAACGGCAAGGGATTTTAAGCGGCAAAGCATTACTCGATATTGCCACCACGTTGGCGGGAATGCGGCGTTTACGGCGGATGCTGGATGAACAGGAGGATGTTCCCACCCTACAAGCCCTAGTATCAGAAATTCGTACCTACCCGGAATTAGAACAGCACATCCACCATTGTATTGATGATCGGGGGGAGGTAGCCGATCGAGCCAGTGCTAAATTAGCAGACCTGCGGCAACAATTGAAGACCGTGCGCGATCGCATTTATCAGAGCCTCAACAAAATCATCCAACGGCAGACCACCAGCTTACAACAGATGGTGATTACCCAACGGGGCGATCGCTTCGTGTTAGCCGTTAAAGCCTCCCATAAAGACACCATTCCGGGCATTGTTCATGATACCTCCAGCACCGGAGTCACCCTCTACATTGAACCCTACGCCATTGTAGAAACGGGAAACAAACTGCGCCAACTCCAACGGCAAGAACAACGGGAACAAGAAGCCATCTTACAAGCCTTAACCCTAAAAATCGCCGAAGTTCAAGGCGACTTAGAACATTTACTCGCCACCGCCATTAAACTGGATCTCGCCACCGCCAAAGCCCGTTATAGTCTCTGGTTAGAAGGCAATCCTCCCCGCTTCATTGAGCAGAGCGAAGGGATCACCCTGCGCCAACTGCGCCATCCCCTGCTGGTGTGGCAACACAAACACGAACAGGGGAGCGCCGTGATTCCCATTGATGTACAAGTCAATCCGAAAACCCGAGTTGTGGCGATTACCGGCCCCAACACTGGGGGAAAAACCGTCACCCTTAAAACCATTGGACTAGCGGCACTGATGGCGAAAGTGGGTCTATTTATCCCCGCCCGTGAACCGGTCGAACTGCCTTGGTTTGAGCATATTTTGGCAGATATTGGGGACGAACAATCCTTAGAGCAGAGTTTATCCACCTTTTCCGGTCATATCCGCCGTATTAGTCGGATTTTAGACGCTATTCAAACCCCAGAAGAAACCATTACCCCGAATTTAATTCTCTTAGATGAAGTCGGAGCCGGAACCGATCCCGCCGAAGGGAGCGCTTTGGCGATCGCACTTCTCCAATACCTCGCCGCTCACGTCCATCTCACCATCGCCACCACCCACTACGGAGAACTCAAAGCCCTCAAATACCAAGACGAACGCTTTGAAAACGCCTCCGTAGAGTTCGACGAAGCCAGTTTATCCCCCACCTATCGCCTGTTGTGGGGCATCCCTGGCCGCTCTAACGCCCTGTCTATTGCCCAACGTCTCGGACTGCCTCAGACCATTTTAAGCCTTGCTCAAGAGCGCGTAGGAGGCCTCTCACAGGATGTTAATGAAGTAATTGCCGGACTAGAAGCCCAACGGAAACGACAGGAAAATAAAGCCGATGCCGCCGCCCAATTATTGACCAAAGCCGAACGGTTTTATCAAGAAGTATCCGAACGCGCCCAATCCTTACAGGAACGAGAACAAGCCCTGAAACAATCTCAGGAACAGACCGTCCAAAATGCGATCGCCCAAGCCAAAGCCGAAATCGCCCAAGTCATCCGAGAACTGCAACAACAGCCCAAAACCGGACAAAATGCCCAAAAAGCCACCCAAGCCCTCCAGCAAGTGCAGGAGCGTCATTTACCCCCCCCTCCAGCCCGGAAAAAACCCAGCTACCTCCCCAAAATTGGCGAACGGGTGCGGGTCCCTCGTTTAGGGCAAACGGCAGAAGTTTTGAGCCTCAGTGACAATCAAGAGGAACTGTCGGTGCGTTTTGGTTTAATGAAAATGACCATCCCCATCACGGATATTGAGTCACTCGATGGTAAAAAAGTAGAACTCCCCCCCAAAGAACCGCGCAAAACGCCCACCGTTTCGATTACGCCCCCAGCAAAACCCCCTGTCGCTATTCGTACTTCTAGCAATACCCTAGATATTCGCGGGAAACGAGTTCATCAAGTGGAATCGGATCTAGAACAAGCGATTAATAAGGCGACTCAAAGCGGTATTTTATGGGTGATTCACGGCAAAGGAACCGGGAAATTGCGGGAAGGAGTCCATGAGTGGCTTACTCGCCATCCCCAAGTCGAGCGCTTTGAACTGGCCCCACAAAATGAAGGGGGTTCTGGTGTTACTATTGCCTATTTGGTTTGA
- a CDS encoding GNAT family N-acetyltransferase produces the protein MDCRHIQFRDCKFSIDLHQLQHLFQITAFWAKSRNLEDLSTAVMNSDPVITVWDKDQLIGCARATSDGVYRATIWDVVIHPDYQGLGLGRKLVETLIAHPKMNRVERIYLMTTYQQEFYRRIGFETNGSTTMVLHGSDHGVLITSQSIPESVESLA, from the coding sequence ATGGATTGTAGACATATCCAGTTTCGGGATTGTAAGTTTTCGATCGACCTACATCAGCTTCAGCATTTATTTCAAATTACAGCCTTTTGGGCGAAATCCCGCAATCTAGAAGACTTATCGACGGCTGTTATGAACAGTGATCCGGTGATTACGGTCTGGGATAAAGACCAGTTAATTGGTTGTGCGAGGGCTACATCAGACGGGGTTTATCGTGCAACTATTTGGGATGTAGTGATTCATCCGGATTACCAAGGGCTAGGATTAGGTCGTAAATTAGTGGAAACCCTGATCGCTCATCCCAAGATGAATCGCGTGGAACGGATTTATTTAATGACGACCTATCAACAGGAATTTTATCGACGCATTGGGTTTGAAACCAATGGAAGTACAACGATGGTACTTCATGGTTCAGATCATGGGGTGTTAATCACCTCTCAATCTATCCCGGAATCTGTAGAAAGTTTGGCCTGA
- a CDS encoding TIGR04282 family arsenosugar biosynthesis glycosyltransferase has product MNSLIIFTRYPEPGKTKTRLIPVLGATGAAEIQRQMTEHTLKQARCLSNLSLDIYFAGGNPTLMAEWLGSDLHYKPQSQGDLGQRMAEAFRQAFQEGQERVLIIGIDCPGLTQTILEQGFRALQHHDLVIGPAEDGGYYLIGLNRLIPELFQGIAWGTDRVFAQTGEIAQGLGCAIATLPQLPDIDTPQDLPLWEQYYPLPPMP; this is encoded by the coding sequence ATGAACAGCTTAATTATTTTTACTCGTTATCCAGAACCGGGGAAGACAAAAACTCGGTTAATTCCTGTTTTAGGTGCAACAGGGGCGGCTGAAATTCAACGGCAAATGACGGAACATACCCTTAAACAAGCGCGCTGTCTATCTAATCTTTCTCTAGATATCTACTTTGCAGGGGGGAATCCTACCCTGATGGCAGAATGGTTAGGCAGTGATTTACACTATAAACCCCAATCTCAGGGAGACTTGGGGCAACGGATGGCGGAGGCTTTTCGTCAAGCGTTTCAGGAGGGACAAGAGCGGGTTTTGATCATTGGCATTGACTGTCCTGGCCTGACTCAGACCATCCTAGAGCAAGGATTTCGGGCTTTACAGCATCATGATCTGGTGATCGGTCCGGCAGAAGATGGGGGGTATTATCTGATTGGCTTAAATCGTCTGATTCCTGAACTATTTCAAGGGATTGCTTGGGGGACAGACCGGGTTTTTGCTCAAACTGGCGAGATTGCCCAAGGGTTAGGATGTGCGATCGCCACCCTCCCCCAACTCCCCGACATTGACACCCCCCAAGACCTCCCCCTCTGGGAGCAATACTATCCTCTCCCCCCCATGCCTTAA
- a CDS encoding thylakoid membrane photosystem I accumulation factor encodes MRVLQVQKFFNKQKLSNIWQTIVQNSVQKSVFGLLIGAIALFCWVAPAWANLDDDRYDGNIFVIYAGNGSLVPSSTSLADSLKQQRPAILVFYVDDSRDCKQYAIVVSRFQEYYGRAASIIPISVDALPVKDRYEPNEPGYYYQGGVPQTVIFDQEGKVRLNEVGMIAYEKADDVLREIFNLLPRSESVELKRRTLNEFNTELSQ; translated from the coding sequence ATGAGGGTTTTGCAAGTACAAAAGTTCTTTAATAAACAGAAATTATCAAATATTTGGCAAACCATTGTTCAAAACAGTGTTCAAAAAAGTGTATTCGGTTTACTGATTGGTGCGATCGCCCTGTTTTGCTGGGTAGCACCCGCTTGGGCTAATTTAGATGATGATCGCTACGATGGCAATATATTTGTCATCTACGCTGGAAATGGCTCTTTAGTCCCCTCTTCTACTAGCCTAGCGGACTCTCTCAAACAACAGCGACCTGCTATTCTTGTGTTTTATGTAGATGACAGTCGAGATTGTAAACAGTATGCTATCGTAGTCTCCCGTTTCCAAGAATATTATGGTCGTGCGGCTTCTATCATCCCCATCAGTGTGGATGCCCTTCCGGTTAAAGACCGTTATGAACCCAATGAACCGGGATATTATTATCAGGGAGGAGTCCCCCAAACCGTGATTTTTGACCAAGAGGGCAAGGTTCGGTTAAATGAGGTGGGAATGATTGCCTACGAAAAGGCGGATGATGTATTGCGGGAAATCTTTAACCTCTTGCCTCGTTCTGAGTCGGTGGAATTGAAACGCCGCACCCTGAATGAGTTTAATACAGAATTATCCCAGTAA
- the glyQ gene encoding glycine--tRNA ligase subunit alpha: protein MSISFQAVVARLNDFWSDRGCLIAQPYDTEKGAGTMSHHTFLRAIGPEPWSVAYIEPCRRPTDGRYGENPNRYQHYYQYQVLIKPSPNNIQEVYLDSLRALGIRPEDHDVRFVEDNWESPTLGAWGVGWEVWLDGMEITQFTYFQQCGGIDCRPVSIEITYGLERLAMYLQDVDAIAKIQWNDQLTYGDIYIQGEIEQCTYNFEASDPDLLLNLFMLYEQEAKQLIERGLVFPGHDYVLKCSHTFNLLDARGVISVTERTRYIGRIRNLAREVAHLYLQQRENLGYPLLEKVS, encoded by the coding sequence GTGTCTATTAGTTTTCAAGCGGTTGTTGCGAGGTTAAATGATTTTTGGAGCGATCGCGGTTGTTTGATTGCTCAACCCTATGATACGGAGAAGGGGGCGGGAACGATGAGTCATCATACGTTCTTGCGGGCGATTGGACCGGAGCCTTGGTCGGTGGCCTATATTGAACCCTGTCGTCGTCCGACGGATGGACGGTATGGGGAAAATCCGAATCGCTATCAACACTATTATCAGTATCAGGTTTTGATTAAGCCGTCTCCGAATAATATTCAGGAGGTTTATCTCGATTCGTTGAGGGCGTTGGGGATTCGGCCGGAAGATCACGATGTCCGGTTTGTGGAGGACAATTGGGAGTCTCCGACGTTGGGGGCCTGGGGTGTGGGTTGGGAGGTCTGGCTGGATGGCATGGAAATCACCCAGTTTACCTATTTCCAACAGTGTGGGGGGATTGATTGCCGTCCGGTGTCGATTGAGATTACCTATGGGTTGGAGCGGTTGGCGATGTATTTACAGGATGTGGATGCGATCGCCAAAATCCAATGGAATGATCAGTTAACCTATGGCGATATCTACATCCAGGGGGAGATTGAGCAGTGTACTTATAATTTTGAGGCTTCGGATCCCGATTTACTGTTGAATCTCTTTATGTTGTATGAGCAGGAGGCGAAGCAGTTGATTGAGCGGGGGTTAGTGTTTCCGGGGCATGATTATGTCCTGAAATGCTCTCATACGTTTAATCTGTTGGATGCGCGGGGGGTGATTTCGGTGACGGAACGCACGCGCTACATCGGCCGGATTCGCAATTTAGCCAGAGAGGTGGCGCATTTATATCTACAGCAACGGGAAAATCTGGGTTATCCGTTGTTGGAGAAGGTGTCTTAA
- a CDS encoding type II toxin-antitoxin system VapC family toxin, producing the protein MAENSKYREQNLAHFDGFLADIRVYSVDKQTAKIYGQIKANLIKKFGPKQKTKRQTTKINKLGFDENDLWITAITIRNQLTLVTADSDFSRIKTIIDFSLENWLDNN; encoded by the coding sequence ATGGCTGAAAATTCCAAGTATCGAGAGCAAAACTTAGCTCATTTTGATGGATTTTTAGCAGACATTAGAGTTTATTCTGTGGACAAACAAACAGCTAAAATATATGGACAAATTAAAGCAAATTTAATCAAAAAATTCGGACCAAAACAAAAAACGAAACGCCAGACCACGAAAATCAATAAATTAGGTTTTGATGAGAATGATCTTTGGATAACAGCAATAACAATTCGTAATCAATTAACATTAGTTACTGCTGATAGTGATTTCTCTAGAATTAAAACCATTATTGATTTTTCCTTAGAAAATTGGCTGGACAATAATTAA
- a CDS encoding OmpA family protein, with protein sequence MPFSLFHPEPLISQVIWMAVMPLPPENPVSPSPGDRESPSKTIVDSPQTPESLEGLFSLLDDLNLMEKPTSVSPPPAPKPPQKKRPKAPPPPKKEKTKTQKIIPPPPPPEEPKTNGKTSTRDSRSDLRLPETQPPEISLGPNSSPDGQPLSEEAVEQLRALFLDLLLGDNNYPANELEAKVAQLEQELHSPNTLNRLLSPGFLQLFASQVNQAPQEVVQALFPIIDLVIGAKSHQDTQAMSKALASAIPGAFSKQLGDAPDEIIQAIAPAMGRAIKEQIRLEKDAMVDALYPVIGNTVSKYMEEVVSQINQRVESAFSLQGIYRKIRAKMQGVSDAELILSESLPFTVQAVFLIHKTSGLVIAEVQQEGNDTTLEADMLAGMLTAIRSFASECTVHPDNTSELTEIDYENFKIILEVAGYCYIAAVTQGDPPPAFHTKLQQTLSTIILNYGYGNLIEEFNGDPDSIPRAVYDLLNTILNSPLELEPEEKTPSSSKPRGVVIIFLLLLLLISIPLSLYRTRQHKIQEQIATVLNALSTTPELAIYRLDATIEKNQLILTGKLPNSYLQEKAAVVAGSVVPNLEIDNQILAVQVPPDPTQIEAEVRRHTSVLNRIGGVYIIAVYDPINNKVSVEGSIRQASAENIVTEAFTQIPGVTQVVFRLSDRLLPVKERIYFDTNATVISQNDRDNKLIPLVDFLQRYPYIKIRLIGHTDASGDEQYNRTLAPRRAEVVREALVAQGIPAERLEIKGDIGSPPDVAGTDPFWKSRCVRFELIGLIENNE encoded by the coding sequence TTGCCTTTTTCACTCTTCCATCCCGAGCCATTAATTTCCCAAGTCATTTGGATGGCCGTTATGCCCTTGCCCCCGGAAAATCCTGTATCTCCATCTCCTGGAGACAGAGAAAGCCCATCTAAAACCATCGTGGACAGCCCTCAAACCCCAGAATCTCTTGAGGGCTTGTTCAGTCTTTTAGATGACCTTAATCTGATGGAAAAACCGACCTCTGTCTCTCCCCCCCCAGCCCCTAAACCTCCCCAAAAAAAACGCCCTAAAGCCCCACCTCCGCCGAAAAAGGAAAAGACCAAAACCCAAAAAATTATTCCCCCCCCGCCCCCACCTGAAGAGCCTAAAACCAATGGCAAAACAAGCACTAGGGATTCTCGGTCAGACCTTCGGCTTCCTGAAACCCAGCCCCCCGAAATCTCTCTAGGGCCGAATTCGTCGCCCGATGGCCAACCCCTCTCCGAGGAGGCCGTGGAACAACTGCGCGCCCTCTTCTTAGACTTACTACTAGGGGATAATAACTATCCGGCCAATGAGTTAGAGGCCAAAGTCGCTCAACTAGAACAAGAACTCCATAGCCCCAATACCCTCAATCGTCTGCTTTCACCGGGTTTTCTGCAACTCTTCGCCAGTCAAGTCAATCAAGCTCCCCAAGAAGTTGTACAAGCCCTATTTCCGATTATTGATTTAGTCATTGGGGCTAAAAGCCACCAAGACACCCAAGCCATGAGTAAAGCCTTGGCTTCAGCCATTCCGGGGGCTTTTTCCAAACAACTCGGCGACGCACCAGATGAAATTATTCAGGCGATCGCACCCGCTATGGGACGCGCCATCAAAGAACAAATCCGTCTAGAAAAAGATGCCATGGTAGACGCACTCTATCCTGTCATTGGGAACACCGTTTCCAAATACATGGAAGAAGTCGTCAGCCAAATTAACCAACGAGTCGAAAGTGCCTTTAGCCTTCAAGGCATTTACCGCAAAATCCGCGCCAAAATGCAGGGCGTCTCCGACGCAGAACTCATTCTCAGCGAATCCCTCCCCTTCACCGTCCAAGCCGTTTTCCTCATCCATAAAACCTCCGGCCTAGTCATTGCCGAAGTCCAACAAGAAGGCAACGACACCACCCTAGAAGCCGATATGCTCGCCGGAATGCTCACCGCCATCCGGAGTTTCGCCAGTGAATGCACCGTCCACCCCGACAACACCTCAGAACTCACCGAAATTGACTACGAGAACTTTAAAATCATCCTCGAAGTTGCCGGATACTGCTACATCGCCGCCGTTACCCAAGGGGATCCCCCTCCCGCCTTCCATACCAAACTGCAACAAACCCTCAGCACCATTATTCTTAACTATGGTTACGGCAACCTGATTGAAGAATTCAACGGCGACCCGGATAGTATCCCTCGGGCCGTCTATGATCTGCTAAACACCATCCTCAACAGTCCCCTAGAATTAGAACCAGAAGAAAAAACCCCCTCCTCCTCCAAACCCCGAGGAGTAGTGATTATTTTCTTACTCTTGCTACTCCTCATTAGTATCCCCCTGAGTCTCTATCGCACTCGTCAGCACAAAATCCAGGAACAAATTGCCACCGTCCTCAACGCCTTATCCACTACCCCAGAATTAGCCATTTACCGACTCGATGCCACCATTGAGAAAAATCAACTGATTTTAACCGGAAAACTCCCCAATAGCTATCTTCAGGAAAAAGCCGCCGTAGTGGCGGGGTCAGTCGTGCCGAATCTAGAAATCGATAATCAAATCCTGGCCGTTCAAGTGCCTCCCGATCCCACCCAGATTGAAGCCGAAGTACGACGACATACCAGCGTCCTCAATCGGATCGGGGGGGTCTATATCATTGCCGTTTATGACCCCATCAACAATAAAGTTTCCGTCGAGGGGAGTATTCGCCAAGCTTCCGCAGAAAACATTGTCACTGAAGCGTTTACCCAGATTCCCGGTGTCACTCAAGTTGTTTTCCGTTTAAGCGATCGCCTTCTCCCCGTTAAAGAACGGATTTACTTTGATACCAATGCCACCGTAATTTCCCAAAACGACCGCGACAACAAGTTAATCCCCCTCGTTGATTTCCTCCAACGCTACCCCTACATCAAAATCCGTCTAATTGGCCATACTGATGCTAGTGGAGATGAGCAATATAATAGAACATTGGCCCCAAGACGGGCAGAAGTGGTCAGAGAGGCTTTAGTTGCACAAGGCATTCCGGCCGAACGCTTGGAAATCAAAGGGGACATCGGCTCTCCCCCTGATGTTGCAGGCACTGATCCCTTTTGGAAAAGTCGATGTGTTCGCTTTGAGTTGATCGGATTAATAGAAAATAACGAGTGA
- a CDS encoding sensor histidine kinase translates to MNSLLQKLYVPGHIEYLILDPHLVILDKSPRVERFAEFPEDLAIGQDARLSFPELVGSETIVQQIIAGNTQNSYLEGITRSSQAGTPLYIDFNFERIGNNAILLMEDVTEIMVLKQSLLQRANEAELLLCALRASEDYNKKIISSMGDALFVTTGSGKIKTINQAAQRLFGYSGNELMGQPIALIIEDEKFLLEASQQKLSSQEFLADVEVLCHKKNGQELIVEFSCSVIQTRIQGSPAFVYIGRDITARKNAEIEMNKALEKERELNDLKSRFISMTSHEFRNPLSSILMSVDILENFADEWSEDRKNSHLQRIRQCTTTMTSLLDDILIIGRAEVGKLEFKPTPLNLIEFLQYIVEDIQLLAGSDYKISLNLPPTLQGKVFQLDEKLLRHILTNLLTNAVKYSPQGGQVDFEVKIKDSWLHLTIRDYGIGIPPTDQEHLFECFHRAGNVGGISGTGLGLSIVKKAVDLSGGTITCRSELGVGTSFQVDLPLNGPPKS, encoded by the coding sequence ATGAACTCCCTCTTACAAAAACTTTATGTCCCCGGTCATATTGAATATCTGATTCTCGATCCCCATTTAGTCATTCTTGACAAATCCCCTCGGGTAGAACGCTTTGCCGAGTTTCCTGAAGATTTAGCAATCGGTCAAGATGCTCGCTTAAGTTTCCCGGAATTAGTAGGCAGTGAAACCATTGTTCAACAAATCATTGCGGGAAATACTCAAAACTCCTACCTCGAAGGGATTACACGCTCATCTCAAGCGGGAACTCCCCTCTATATTGATTTTAATTTTGAACGCATCGGTAATAATGCCATTCTGTTGATGGAAGATGTCACAGAAATTATGGTCTTAAAACAATCACTTTTACAAAGAGCCAATGAAGCAGAGTTATTACTCTGTGCTTTAAGAGCATCGGAAGATTACAATAAGAAAATTATTTCTTCTATGGGGGATGCTTTATTTGTTACCACAGGATCAGGAAAAATAAAAACAATTAATCAGGCAGCACAGCGACTGTTTGGTTATAGCGGAAATGAACTAATGGGTCAGCCGATCGCCTTAATTATCGAAGATGAAAAGTTTTTATTAGAGGCCAGTCAACAGAAGTTAAGCTCTCAGGAGTTTTTGGCTGATGTAGAAGTCCTTTGTCACAAAAAAAATGGACAAGAATTGATTGTAGAGTTTTCCTGTTCTGTGATTCAAACCAGAATTCAAGGTTCTCCAGCTTTTGTTTATATTGGTCGAGATATTACAGCCCGCAAAAATGCTGAAATTGAAATGAATAAAGCCTTAGAGAAAGAGCGGGAACTCAATGATTTAAAATCACGCTTTATTTCCATGACCTCCCATGAGTTTCGCAATCCCCTTTCTAGTATTCTAATGTCTGTTGATATATTAGAAAATTTTGCTGATGAATGGTCAGAAGATCGTAAGAATAGTCATTTACAACGTATTCGACAATGCACCACCACCATGACCAGTCTGCTCGATGATATCTTAATCATTGGTCGTGCAGAAGTGGGAAAACTGGAGTTTAAACCAACTCCCTTAAACCTGATAGAATTTTTGCAATATATTGTAGAAGATATTCAATTATTGGCTGGCTCAGACTATAAAATTTCCTTGAATCTACCCCCTACTTTACAGGGAAAAGTTTTTCAATTAGATGAAAAATTACTGCGTCATATCTTGACAAATTTACTGACTAATGCTGTGAAGTATTCACCCCAAGGGGGACAGGTTGATTTTGAGGTGAAGATTAAGGACAGTTGGCTACATCTCACCATTCGAGATTATGGGATTGGTATTCCACCAACAGATCAAGAACATCTCTTTGAATGTTTCCACCGTGCGGGTAATGTGGGAGGGATTTCTGGGACAGGATTAGGACTTTCTATTGTGAAAAAAGCGGTTGATTTGTCAGGAGGCACTATTACCTGTCGTAGTGAATTGGGTGTGGGGACTAGCTTTCAGGTGGACTTGCCTCTGAATGGACCCCCAAAATCATGA